The following proteins are encoded in a genomic region of Flammeovirga pectinis:
- a CDS encoding T9SS type A sorting domain-containing protein — translation MTNIAPFIFTFLFFINSINAQVIENDSLVLVDIYNTNPNSTLTWNLNNNVSSWEGIEINNSKIIGININSKNIAIIPESIGNLSALQKLITHTNPIKVLPETIGNLTSLYWFSPATAEINHIPNSIKALNLTTIYIQLNNLGYSAFEGLSIIPNNYAPQNNISSDTSILLSQYPYTLNAPDSATNNQYQWYNENGAITNETNRSINISQDGTYHCIITNADFTALAQVQTGTYTLINAAPFLADSTAIANIYTLNVDNTLNWDLSQPINTWEGITHSGNPTDRVTQVNISTKTIDALPTDINVLDALSSFSLDNNALIFEELEKITQAYPSTFNYAPQEVVGTSNIYEHTGNAITLTLPTEINSTNNSYQWYKDGNHITTNGNNNTYTTNELGTFYCLITNTLFPELTLQSANQFILNKQQFEIDSTAVADIYTKNVNNTLSWDLNQPITTWEGISFYSGRINQVKINNSLLDTLPSTIVNLNALDTLLVQENQLTFESLENISTNYPINFKYDKQEKIGTEQYLDATGNITVTLELPTDFDPNTTNNTYQWYLNDLVIPNANSRSYNTNQTGLYYCKINNIIFTELTLQSQNYIVFNQDLLAADSTVVAKFYTENNANTLTWDLTQPINTWEGISINFSRVTAINIENQNIENIPSDIGQLEYLDSLLLKDNNINTIPSDIGRNTQISTIDFSNNGISSLPDEVSQLINLKKVALQNNTIEALPNGIQNWTNIDTLIINDNKLTFEDITLTPNTIDHYIYSPQDSIGNSRQIFSNRDQLLSIDTNVDNGIQNMTFEWFKNNTIIPNETDSTYLATEHEQYYYTFKNTIYDKLTLTSKIIAILPGNSVDEVDSLVLIDILQQNPNTTLTWDTNETIDNWEGVTTANFRITELNISEKNIAIIPESIGNLSALQKLITNTNPIKILPETIGNLTNLYLLTPAIAEISHIPNSIKALNLTSIYIQLNNLGYSAFEGLSRIPNNYAPQNNISSDTSILLSQYPYTLNAPDSATNNQYQWYNENGAITNETNRSINISQDGTYHCIITNADFTALAQVQTGTYTLINAAPFLADSTAIANIYTLNVDNTLNWDLNQPINTWEGITHSGNPTDRVTQVNISTKTIDALPTDINVLDALSSFSLDNNALIFEELEKITQAYPSTFNYAPQEVVGTSNIYEHTGNAITLTLPTEINSTNNSYQWYKDGNHITTNGNNNTYTTNELGTFYCLITNTLFPELTLQSANQFILNKQQFEIDSTAVADIYTKNVNNTLSWDLNQPITTWEGISFYSGRINQVKINNSLLDTLPSTIVNLNALDTLLVQENQLTFESLENISTNYPINFKYDKQEKIGTEQYLDATGNITVTLELPTDFDPNTTNNTYQWYLNDLVIPNANSRSYNTNQTGLYYCKINNIIFTELTLQSQNYIVFNQDLLAADSTVVAKFYTENNANTLTWDLTQPINTWEGISINFSRVTAINIENQNIENIPSDIGQLEYLDSLLLKDNNINTIPSDIGRNTQISTIDFSNNGISSLPDEVSQLINLKKVALQNNTIEALPNGIQNWTNIDTLIINDNKLTFEDITLTPNTIDHYIYSPQDSIGNSRQIFSNRDQLLSIDTNVDNGIQNMTFEWFKNNTIIPNETDSTYLATEHEQYYYTFKNTIYDKLTLTSKIIAILPGNSVDEVDSLVLIDILQQNPNTTLTWDTNETIDNWEGVTTANFRITELNISEKNIAIIPESIGNLSALQKLITNTNPIKILPETIGNLTNLYLLTPAIAEISHIPNSIKALNLTSIYIQLNNLGYSAFEGLSRIPNNYAPQNNISSDTSILLSQYPYTLTAPDSAINNQYQWHNENGAITNETNRSINISQDGTYHCIITNADFTALAQVQTGTYTLINAAPFLADSTAIANISTLNVDNTLNWDLSQPINTWEGITHSGNPTDRVTQVNISTKNIDVLPADINVLDALSILKLDNNALIFEELEKITQAYPSTFNYAPQEVVGTSNIYEHTGNAITLTLPTEINSTNNSYQWYKDGNHITTNGNNNTYTTNELGTFYCLITNTLFPELTLQSANQFILNKQQFEIDSTAVADIYTKNINNTLSWDLNQPITTWEGISFYSGRINQVKINNSLLDTLPSTIVNLNALDTLLVQKNQLTFESLENISTNYPVNFKYDEQEKIGTEQYLDATGNTTVTLELPTDFDPNTTNNTYQWYLNDLAISNANNRSYNTNQTGLYYCKINNIIFTELTLQSQNYIVFNQDLLAADSTVVAKFYTENNANTLTWDLTQSINTWEGISINFSRVTAINIENQNIENIPSDIGQLEYLDSLLLKDNNINTIPSDIGRNTRISTIDFSNNEISSLPNEVNQLINLKKVALQNNTIEALPNGIQNWTNIDTLIINDNKLSFEDITLTPNTIDHYIYSPQDSIGNSRQIFSNRDQLLSIDTNVDNGIQNMTFEWFKNNTIIPNETDSTYLATEHEQYYYTFKNNVYDQLTLTSKTIAILPSNSMDEVDSLVLIDILQQNPNTTLTWDTNETIDNWEGVTTANFRITELDISEKNIAIIPESIGNLSALQKLITHTNPIKVLPETIGNLTSLYWFSPATAEINHIPNSIKALNLTTIYIQLNNLGYSAFEGLSIIPNNYAPQNNISSDTSILLSQYPYTLTAPDSATNNQYQWYNENGAITNETNRSINISQDGSYHCIITNANFPALAQVKTGTYTMIDATQFYADSLALLSLKASNPQVNLNWSTTLPVSNWEHITQSGGTGTSVSATRLSSIGLTNIPVNFMDNGALMVLDTFDISDNALVFYDLYNAEAIINQTAQFISYTPQAIVGIEQSVGYTGSPIKLSIDARLQDTRNTYLWFKDGIAQTSETDSTLTTSTVGEYYCQVSNQDFQYLELYSASNFIYDQQFFDNDSIIVSTIYTDNINNTLGWHLDQPITTWHGVTLRGGRVYELALDSKTLSTLPSNFGELTALTSLKIGNNEFTNIPDISNLSQLLILELNNNNLSTIPTSIYSLISLERLILDANKINTVEQKFSNLSNLDCLAIRNNFLTFDDILLLPEPIKEESISYYKNQGIAGSPQYVATSGYIHIVVDQTIDPSLRDVNTYQWFYVIGNDTIPIPNSNNDSLLINNQFEKFHTKINNPAITDLTLITASIYVSPEKTNEQDSLVLLALQSTSLNPNNTLNWPITSPVGTWEGIKVDGASARITTLDIWNKNIDELPASFSTLSELNNVNISANNLVELPGGIDNLDSLLYINISNNHLSFAEMDKLDPKVKNDDVNFVYGNQKNIGYEGTTVELANGFNYLDVPEEDRTTNDFYQWYRNGSIISGENKDSLRVNKTGEYNYTISNERYDNILLTSYSITVDGNVTSIGKEIGGKIKLYPNPTSNNFIIETSNAVRIEDVKVYDVVGNIYTDIYNTSSLYKWSIDLEGKPIGMYLVWVKTDNGEVTMKVFKK, via the coding sequence ATGACAAATATAGCACCTTTTATATTTACATTTCTATTTTTCATCAATTCAATAAATGCTCAAGTTATTGAAAATGATTCTTTAGTTTTGGTAGATATATATAACACCAATCCAAATAGTACACTTACTTGGAATCTAAATAATAATGTTTCTAGTTGGGAAGGAATTGAAATCAATAACTCAAAAATCATAGGTATTAACATAAATTCGAAAAATATTGCTATTATTCCTGAGTCTATTGGAAATCTTAGTGCATTGCAAAAACTAATAACCCATACTAATCCTATTAAAGTTTTACCTGAAACAATTGGTAATTTAACCAGTCTTTATTGGTTCTCCCCCGCTACTGCTGAAATCAATCATATTCCAAATAGTATTAAAGCTTTAAATTTAACAACAATTTATATTCAACTAAATAACTTGGGATACTCTGCTTTTGAAGGACTTAGTATAATTCCTAATAATTATGCACCTCAAAATAATATTTCAAGTGACACCTCTATTCTACTTTCTCAATACCCTTACACTTTAAATGCTCCAGACTCTGCGACTAACAATCAATACCAATGGTATAATGAAAATGGAGCAATAACGAATGAAACAAATAGAAGCATAAACATATCTCAAGATGGTACTTATCACTGTATCATCACGAATGCTGATTTCACTGCTTTAGCACAAGTGCAAACAGGAACATATACTCTAATTAATGCGGCTCCGTTCCTTGCTGATTCTACAGCTATAGCAAATATCTATACTTTGAATGTAGATAATACTTTAAATTGGGATTTAAGCCAACCGATTAATACATGGGAAGGTATAACACACTCTGGAAATCCGACAGACAGAGTAACACAAGTCAATATCTCTACTAAAACAATTGATGCACTGCCTACTGACATTAATGTTTTAGATGCTTTAAGTAGTTTTAGTTTAGATAATAATGCTCTTATTTTTGAAGAATTAGAGAAAATCACTCAAGCATACCCTTCTACTTTTAACTATGCTCCTCAAGAAGTTGTAGGTACTTCAAATATTTATGAACATACTGGAAATGCTATTACTTTAACACTACCTACTGAAATAAACTCTACAAATAACAGCTATCAGTGGTATAAAGATGGAAATCATATTACTACAAATGGTAATAATAATACTTATACTACTAATGAATTAGGTACATTTTATTGTCTTATTACTAATACTCTATTTCCTGAGTTAACACTTCAATCCGCAAATCAATTTATTTTAAACAAACAGCAGTTTGAAATTGACTCTACTGCCGTTGCTGACATTTATACCAAAAATGTAAACAACACCCTTAGTTGGGACCTAAACCAGCCTATTACTACTTGGGAAGGAATCTCTTTTTATAGCGGAAGAATTAATCAAGTAAAAATAAACAACAGCCTTTTAGATACATTACCTAGTACTATTGTGAACCTAAATGCTCTTGATACATTATTAGTACAGGAAAATCAATTGACGTTTGAAAGCTTGGAAAACATTTCTACCAACTACCCTATCAATTTTAAGTATGATAAGCAAGAAAAAATTGGAACAGAACAATACCTCGATGCTACCGGTAATATTACTGTAACACTAGAATTACCAACAGATTTTGATCCTAATACAACAAATAATACCTATCAATGGTATCTAAACGACTTAGTAATTCCTAATGCAAACAGCCGATCTTATAACACAAATCAAACAGGGTTGTATTATTGTAAAATCAATAATATTATTTTTACAGAATTAACGCTACAATCGCAAAACTATATAGTCTTTAATCAGGATCTTCTTGCGGCTGACTCAACTGTTGTCGCTAAATTCTACACTGAAAATAATGCAAATACTTTGACATGGGATCTAACTCAACCTATTAACACATGGGAAGGGATCTCTATTAATTTCTCAAGAGTAACTGCCATTAATATTGAAAATCAAAATATTGAAAATATACCTTCAGATATCGGGCAACTTGAATATCTTGACTCTCTATTATTAAAAGACAACAACATAAATACTATACCCTCGGATATTGGTAGAAACACACAGATTTCTACAATCGATTTTAGTAATAATGGAATAAGTAGTCTACCCGATGAAGTAAGTCAGTTGATCAACTTAAAAAAAGTAGCTCTGCAAAATAATACTATTGAAGCACTTCCTAATGGAATTCAAAATTGGACAAATATCGATACATTAATCATTAATGACAATAAACTTACTTTTGAAGATATTACCTTGACACCTAATACGATTGACCATTACATCTATAGTCCGCAAGATTCTATTGGGAATAGCAGACAAATATTCTCTAATAGAGATCAATTACTATCAATTGACACAAACGTTGATAATGGAATTCAAAACATGACCTTTGAATGGTTCAAAAATAATACGATCATACCTAATGAAACAGACTCTACCTATTTAGCAACAGAACATGAACAATACTATTACACCTTCAAAAATACTATTTATGATAAACTAACGCTTACATCAAAAATAATAGCAATACTACCAGGTAATAGCGTCGATGAAGTTGATTCATTAGTACTAATTGATATTCTTCAACAAAACCCAAATACAACTTTAACTTGGGACACCAATGAAACAATTGACAATTGGGAAGGAGTCACAACAGCCAATTTCAGAATAACAGAATTAAATATTAGTGAAAAAAATATTGCTATTATTCCTGAGTCTATTGGAAATCTTAGTGCATTGCAAAAACTTATTACTAACACTAACCCTATTAAAATTCTTCCTGAAACTATTGGTAATTTAACGAACCTCTATTTATTAACACCTGCCATTGCAGAAATTAGTCATATACCTAACAGTATTAAAGCATTAAATTTAACCTCCATTTATATTCAATTAAATAACTTAGGATATTCTGCTTTCGAAGGGCTTAGTAGAATTCCTAATAATTATGCACCTCAAAATAATATTTCAAGTGACACCTCTATTCTACTTTCTCAATACCCTTACACTTTAAATGCTCCAGACTCTGCGACTAACAATCAATACCAATGGTATAATGAAAATGGAGCAATAACGAATGAAACAAATAGAAGCATAAACATATCTCAAGATGGTACTTATCACTGTATCATCACGAATGCTGATTTCACTGCTTTAGCACAAGTGCAAACAGGAACATATACTCTAATTAATGCGGCTCCGTTCCTTGCTGATTCTACAGCTATAGCAAATATCTATACTTTGAATGTAGATAATACTTTAAATTGGGATTTAAACCAACCCATTAATACTTGGGAAGGTATAACACACTCTGGAAATCCGACAGACAGAGTAACACAAGTCAATATCTCTACTAAAACAATTGATGCACTGCCTACTGACATTAATGTTTTAGATGCTTTAAGTAGTTTTAGTTTAGATAATAATGCTCTTATTTTTGAAGAATTAGAGAAAATCACTCAAGCATACCCTTCTACTTTTAACTATGCTCCTCAAGAAGTTGTAGGTACTTCAAATATTTATGAACATACTGGAAATGCTATTACTTTAACACTACCTACTGAAATAAACTCTACAAATAACAGCTATCAGTGGTATAAAGATGGAAATCATATTACTACAAATGGTAATAATAATACTTATACTACTAATGAATTAGGTACATTTTATTGTCTTATTACTAATACTCTATTTCCTGAGTTAACACTTCAATCCGCAAATCAATTTATTTTAAACAAACAGCAGTTTGAAATTGACTCTACTGCCGTTGCTGACATTTATACCAAAAATGTAAACAACACCCTTAGTTGGGACCTAAACCAGCCTATTACTACTTGGGAAGGAATCTCTTTTTATAGCGGAAGAATTAATCAAGTAAAAATAAACAACAGCCTTTTAGATACATTACCTAGTACTATTGTGAACCTAAATGCTCTTGATACATTATTAGTACAGGAAAATCAATTGACGTTTGAAAGCTTGGAAAACATTTCTACCAACTACCCTATCAATTTTAAGTATGATAAGCAAGAAAAAATTGGAACAGAACAATACCTCGATGCTACCGGTAATATTACTGTAACACTAGAATTACCAACAGATTTTGATCCTAATACAACAAATAATACCTATCAATGGTATCTAAACGACTTAGTAATTCCTAATGCAAACAGCCGATCTTATAACACAAATCAAACAGGGTTGTATTATTGTAAAATCAATAATATTATTTTTACAGAATTAACGCTACAATCGCAAAACTATATAGTCTTTAATCAGGATCTTCTTGCGGCTGACTCAACTGTTGTCGCTAAATTCTACACTGAAAATAATGCAAATACTTTGACATGGGATCTAACTCAACCTATTAACACATGGGAAGGGATCTCTATTAATTTCTCAAGAGTAACTGCCATTAATATTGAAAATCAAAATATTGAAAATATACCTTCAGATATCGGGCAACTTGAATATCTTGACTCTCTATTATTAAAAGACAACAACATAAATACTATACCCTCGGATATTGGTAGAAACACACAGATTTCTACAATCGATTTTAGTAATAATGGAATAAGTAGTCTACCCGATGAAGTAAGTCAGTTGATCAACTTAAAAAAAGTAGCTCTGCAAAATAATACTATTGAAGCACTTCCTAATGGAATTCAAAATTGGACAAATATCGATACATTAATCATTAATGACAATAAACTTACTTTTGAAGATATTACCTTGACACCTAATACGATTGACCATTACATCTATAGTCCGCAAGATTCTATTGGGAATAGCAGACAAATATTCTCTAATAGAGATCAATTACTATCAATTGACACAAACGTTGATAATGGAATTCAAAACATGACCTTTGAATGGTTCAAAAATAATACGATCATACCTAATGAAACAGACTCTACCTATTTAGCAACAGAACATGAACAATACTATTACACCTTCAAAAATACTATTTATGATAAACTAACGCTTACATCAAAAATAATAGCAATACTACCAGGTAATAGCGTCGATGAAGTTGATTCATTAGTACTAATTGATATTCTTCAACAAAACCCAAATACAACTTTAACTTGGGACACCAATGAAACAATTGACAATTGGGAAGGAGTCACAACAGCCAATTTCAGAATAACAGAATTAAATATTAGTGAAAAAAATATTGCTATTATTCCTGAGTCTATTGGAAATCTTAGTGCATTGCAAAAACTTATTACTAACACTAACCCTATTAAAATTCTTCCTGAAACTATTGGTAATTTAACGAACCTCTATTTATTAACACCTGCCATTGCAGAAATTAGTCATATACCTAACAGTATTAAAGCATTAAATTTAACCTCCATTTATATTCAATTAAATAACTTAGGATATTCTGCTTTCGAAGGGCTTAGTAGAATTCCTAATAATTATGCACCTCAAAATAATATTTCTAGTGATACCTCTATTCTTCTTTCTCAATACCCTTACACTTTAACTGCTCCTGACTCTGCAATTAACAATCAATACCAATGGCACAACGAAAATGGAGCAATAACAAATGAAACAAACAGAAGCATAAACATATCTCAAGATGGTACTTATCACTGTATCATCACGAATGCTGATTTCACTGCTTTAGCACAAGTGCAAACAGGAACATATACTCTAATTAATGCGGCTCCGTTCCTTGCTGATTCTACAGCTATAGCAAATATCTCTACTCTGAATGTAGATAATACTTTAAATTGGGATTTAAGCCAACCGATTAATACATGGGAAGGAATAACACATTCTGGAAATCCGACAGATAGAGTAACACAAGTCAATATCTCTACTAAAAATATTGATGTACTGCCTGCTGACATTAATGTATTAGATGCTTTAAGTATTTTGAAGCTAGATAATAATGCTCTTATTTTTGAAGAATTAGAGAAAATCACTCAAGCATACCCTTCTACTTTTAACTATGCTCCTCAAGAAGTTGTAGGTACTTCAAATATTTATGAACATACTGGAAATGCTATTACTTTAACACTACCTACTGAAATAAACTCTACAAATAACAGCTATCAGTGGTATAAAGATGGAAATCATATTACTACAAATGGTAATAATAATACTTATACTACTAATGAATTAGGTACATTTTATTGTCTTATTACTAATACTCTATTTCCTGAGTTAACACTTCAATCCGCAAATCAATTTATTTTAAACAAACAGCAGTTTGAAATTGACTCTACTGCCGTTGCTGACATTTATACCAAAAATATAAACAACACCCTTAGTTGGGACCTAAACCAGCCTATTACTACTTGGGAGGGAATCTCTTTTTATAGCGGAAGAATTAATCAAGTAAAAATAAATAATAGTCTTTTAGATACATTACCTAGTACTATTGTGAACCTAAATGCTCTTGATACATTACTTGTACAGAAAAATCAATTGACTTTCGAAAGCTTAGAAAACATTTCTACCAACTACCCTGTCAATTTCAAGTATGATGAGCAAGAAAAAATTGGAACAGAACAATACTTGGATGCCACCGGTAATACTACTGTAACACTAGAATTACCAACAGATTTCGACCCTAATACAACAAATAATACATATCAATGGTATCTAAACGACTTAGCAATTTCTAATGCAAACAACCGATCTTATAACACAAATCAAACAGGATTGTATTATTGTAAAATCAATAATATTATTTTTACAGAATTAACGCTACAATCGCAAAACTATATTGTCTTTAATCAAGATCTTCTTGCGGCTGACTCAACTGTTGTCGCTAAATTCTACACTGAAAATAATGCAAATACTTTGACATGGGATCTTACTCAATCTATTAACACATGGGAAGGGATCTCTATTAATTTCTCAAGAGTGACTGCCATTAATATTGAAAATCAAAATATTGAAAATATACCTTCGGATATCGGGCAACTTGAATATCTTGACTCTCTATTATTAAAAGACAATAACATAAATACTATACCGTCGGATATTGGTAGAAACACACGGATTTCTACAATCGATTTCAGTAATAATGAAATAAGTAGTCTACCAAATGAAGTAAATCAGTTAATCAACTTAAAAAAAGTAGCTCTGCAAAATAATACTATTGAAGCACTTCCTAATGGAATTCAAAATTGGACAAATATCGATACATTAATCATTAATGACAATAAACTTTCGTTTGAAGATATTACCTTGACACCTAATACGATTGACCATTACATCTATAGTCCGCAAGATTCTATTGGGAATAGCAGACAAATATTCTCTAATAGAGATCAATTACTATCAATTGACACAAACGTTGATAATGGAATTCAAAACATGACCTTTGAATGGTTCAAAAATAATACGATCATACCTAATGAAACAGACTCTACCTATTTAGCAACAGAACATGAACAATATTATTACACCTTCAAAAACAATGTTTATGATCAATTAACACTTACCTCAAAAACAATAGCAATACTACCAAGTAATAGTATGGATGAAGTTGATTCATTAGTACTAATTGATATTCTCCAACAAAACCCAAATACAACTTTAACTTGGGACACCAATGAAACAATTGACAATTGGGAAGGAGTCACAACAGCCAATTTCAGAATAACAGAATTGGATATTAGTGAAAAAAATATTGCTATTATTCCTGAGTCTATTGGAAATCTTAGTGCATTGCAAAAACTAATAACCCATACTAATCCTATTAAAGTTTTACCTGAAACAATTGGTAATTTAACCAGTCTTTATTGGTTCTCCCCCGCTACTGCTGAAATCAATCATATTCCAAATAGTATTAAAGCTTTAAATTTAACAACAATTTATATTCAACTAAATAACTTGGGATACTCTGCTTTTGAAGGACTTAGTATAATTCCTAATAATTATGCTCCCCAAAATAATATTTCTAGTGACACCTCTATTCTTCTTTCTCAATACCCTTACACTTTAACTGCTCCTGACTCTGCGACTAACAATCAATACCAATGGTATAATGAAAATGGAGCAATAACGAATGAAACAAACAGAAGCATAAACATATCTCAAGATGGCTCCTATCACTGTATTATTACTAATGCTAACTTTCCTGCTTTAGCTCAAGTAAAAACAGGGACATATACCATGATAGATGCTACTCAATTCTACGCAGATTCCCTTGCTCTTCTTTCATTAAAAGCAAGTAATCCTCAAGTAAACTTAAACTGGAGTACTACTCTTCCAGTCTCAAATTGGGAACATATTACACAATCAGGTGGTACCGGTACTTCTGTAAGTGCTACCCGTTTATCATCAATAGGCTTAACAAACATCCCTGTTAACTTTATGGATAATGGAGCATTAATGGTTTTAGATACATTTGACATTTCCGATAATGCATTGGTCTTTTACGATTTATACAATGCTGAAGCAATTATTAATCAAACAGCACAATTTATTAGTTACACACCACAAGCAATTGTTGGTATTGAACAATCTGTGGGCTATACAGGCTCTCCTATAAAACTATCTATTGATGCTCGTTTACAAGATACAAGGAATACTTATTTATGGTTTAAAGATGGTATTGCTCAAACATCAGAAACCGATTCAACATTAACAACCTCAACTGTTGGAGAATATTACTGCCAGGTCTCTAATCAAGATTTCCAATACTTAGAATTGTATTCCGCATCTAATTTTATTTATGACCAACAATTCTTTGATAATGATTCTATAATTGTAAGTACAATTTATACTGATAACATCAATAATACATTAGGCTGGCATCTGGACCAACCAATTACAACTTGGCACGGTGTTACACTAAGAGGTGGTCGTGTGTATGAGCTAGCGTTAGATAGTAAAACACTTTCTACTTTACCTTCTAACTTTGGTGAATTAACAGCGCTTACCTCACTGAAAATTGGTAATAATGAGTTTACAAACATACCTGATATTTCAAACTTAAGTCAACTGCTAATATTAGAATTAAACAATAACAATTTAAGTACTATTCCTACCTCTATTTATTCATTAATATCTCTTGAAAGGTTAATTTTAGATGCGAATAAAATTAACACTGTTGAACAAAAATTTTCTAATCTGTCTAACTTAGATTGTTTAGCGATTAGAAATAATTTCTTAACATTTGATGATATTTTACTTTTACCAGAACCTATTAAAGAAGAAAGTATTTCATATTATAAAAATCAGGGTATTGCAGGTTCTCCTCAATATGTAGCAACTTCTGGGTATATACATATTGTAGTTGATCAAACTATTGATCCATCATTACGAGATGTAAATACTTATCAATGGTTTTATGTTATTGGAAATGATACAATTCCTATTCCTAACTCTAATAATGATTCTCTACTTATTAATAATCAATTTGAAAAATTTCATACCAAGATAAATAATCCTGCAATAACTGATCTTACATTAATTACTGCATCTATTTATGTATCTCCTGAAAAGACAAACGAACAGGATTCTCTAGTACTTTTGGCATTACAAAGTACAAGTCTAAACCCAAATAACACATTAAATTGGCCTATTACCTCACCTGTTGGCACATGGGAAGGGATTAAAGTAGATGGAGCTTCTGCAAGAATTACTACCCTAGATATTTGGAATAAAAATATTGACGAGTTACCAGCTTCATTTAGTACATTATCAGAATTAAATAATGTCAATATCTCTGCCAACAACCTAGTTGAATTACCAGGTGGTATAGATAATTTAGATAGTTTACTTTATATCAATATTTCAAATAATCATTTATCATTTGCTGAGATGGATAAACTCGATCCTAAAGTAAAGAACGATGATGTGAATTTCGTATATGGTAATCAGAAAAATATTGGATACGAAGGAACAACTGTTGAATTAGCAAATGGTTTCAATTATTTAGACGTTCCCGAAGAAGACCGTACTACCAACGACTTTTACCAATGGTATAGAAATGGTAGTATTATCTCTGGAGAAAATAAAGACTCATTAAGGGTGAATAAAACAGGGGAATACAATTATACGATCTCTAATGAACGATATGACAATATATTATTAACATCTTATAGTATTACAGTAGATGGAAATGTAACAAGTATTGGTAAAGAAATTGGAGGTAAAATAAAATTATACCCCAACCCTACCTCAAACAATTTTATAATAGAAACTTCTAATGCTGTTCGTATAGAAGATGTGAAAGTTTATGATGTAGTTGGAAATATTTACACAGATATCTACAATACATCCTCTTTGTATAAATGGTCTATTGACCTTGAAGGTAAACCTATAGGTATGTATCTGGTTTGGGTAAAAACGGATAATGGAGAAGTGACAATGAAGGTGTTTAAGAAGTAG
- a CDS encoding sulfotransferase domain-containing protein: MLNSSDRKIIPNLFIPGAPKSGTSSLHEYLNLHPMIQMSKIKEPHLYALDEHYKTRFNSDSERGFSKLFEYNEDVKFFGESSTTYCIDKKVLKRIKDDIANPKFIFIFRDPIERALSHYNWLTSLGIVINESFWEEFITSEKDNFDANQREFGSVYKTYYWSSKYKNIIENFLEYFDEKSILILTTEELKNNKIATLNKCFKFLGVSNLYNIPDFETNKTKPIRIRKEPSFYKIVKKFFSNNFKDKLKKRLNLNSVIEEKLSIEKPKYIISDAEKERLIQIFNEDMNYLKDNFNVKTSDWKNFKMN; encoded by the coding sequence ATGCTGAATTCAAGTGATCGAAAAATTATTCCTAACTTATTCATACCAGGTGCTCCAAAATCAGGGACTTCTAGTTTACATGAATATTTGAATCTTCACCCAATGATTCAAATGTCCAAAATTAAAGAGCCGCATTTGTATGCTTTAGACGAACATTACAAAACAAGATTTAATTCAGATTCCGAAAGAGGATTTAGCAAGTTATTTGAATATAATGAAGATGTTAAATTTTTTGGTGAATCTAGTACTACATATTGTATAGATAAAAAGGTCTTAAAAAGAATTAAAGATGATATTGCGAATCCTAAATTTATTTTTATTTTTAGAGACCCTATCGAAAGAGCATTGAGTCATTATAATTGGTTGACGTCTTTAGGTATTGTCATTAATGAGTCTTTTTGGGAAGAATTTATAACTTCAGAAAAAGATAATTTTGATGCAAATCAAAGAGAATTTGGGAGTGTTTATAAAACATACTACTGGTCAAGCAAGTACAAAAATATTATTGAAAATTTTTTAGAGTATTTTGATGAAAAAAGTATCTTAATATTAACAACTGAAGAACTAAAAAATAATAAAATAGCCACATTAAATAAATGTTTTAAATTTTTAGGAGTTTCTAATTTGTATAATATTCCTGATTTTGAGACAAATAAAACAAAACCAATTAGAATTAGGAAGGAACCTTCCTTTTATAAAATAGTTAAAAAATTTTTTAGCAATAATTTTAAAGATAAACTTAAAAAGAGATTAAATCTTAATAGTGTTATTGAAGAAAAGTTATCAATTGAAAAACCGAAGTATATAATATCAGATGCTGAAAAAGAGCGTCTGATTCAAATTTTCAATGAAGATATGAATTATTTAAAAGATAATTTTAATGTAAAAACTTCAGATTGGAAAAACTTTAAAATGAATTAA